The DNA region GCTATTGCTACGTTGACGTCTTTGGGAACTACGTCACCACGATACAGCATGCAGCAAGCCATGTACTTGCCATGTCGCGGGTCACACTTCACCATCTGGTTGTTGGGCTCGAAGCAGGAGCTGGTGATTTCTGCCACCGAGAGCTGCTCGTGATATGCTCTCTCAGAAGAGATGATGGGGGCGTAGGTCACTAAGGGGAAGTGGATGCGCGGGTAGGGCACCAGGTTTGTCTGGAACTCGGTCAGGTCCACGTTGAGGGCACCATCGAAGCGCAGCGAGGCGGTGATGGAGGAGACAATCTGGCTGATGAGGCGGTTGAGGTTAGTGTAAGTTGGGCGCTCAATGTCCAAGTTTCGGCGACAGATATCATAGATGGCCTCATTATCGACCATGAAGGCGCAGTCCGAGTGCTCCAGGGTGGTGTGCGTGGTCAGGATGGAATTGTAGGGCTCCACGACAGCGGTGGAGACCTGGGGAGCAGGGTAGATGGCAAACTCTAACTTGGACTTTTTTCCATAGTCCAGGGAGAGACGTTCCATCAGTAATGAGGTAAAGCCAGAGCCAGTGCCCCCGCCAAAGCTGTGGAAAATGAGGAATCCCTGTAGCCCTGAGCAGGCATCAGTCTGAAAACCAACATCAAAAGTGAAAGAATAAGTGAATATATCTTTGAATTCCACCTTGAGATAGTGACAGCAACACCCACACTCAGCACACAGCACAGAGATCAGCAGTTTTCCCAGAACATTCTCACAGTCTGTGTTTTTCCTATAAATCTCAGGCTATTCCCTCGAATGATACTAGATTTCTCTTACAATAATAATACCACAGCAATATTTAAGATTTTCTGTTTAAGTCTTCCAGTCTTAAGACTCCCAGGATCTGTGTTTCCCTGTTCTAAGCCAATAACAAtagtaaaagcaaaacaagagtCACTACCAAAAAACGTACATGATGTTTTATTTCCCCTACCACCCACCCAAAGTCTTGCTTCCAATGTAATAGTACATACCAGTTTGCGTATACGATCTAATGCCATGTCAATTTTGTCTTTTCCAATGGAGTAGTGGCCACGGGCATAGTTATTTGCTGCATCTTCCTTTCCAGTGATCAGCTGTTCTGGATGGAAAAGCTGCCGGTAGGTGCCAGTCCGCACTTCAtctgaataaaagaaaagaagtataAGCTCAGAAGGGATAATTCACCAAGGCTGATAATGTTAGCAAATCCAATTGCTAAAGCACAGCAGTCTGTGTTGGCAGACAAATGGCATGGAAGATCtgagggctgagaagctaagtaCAAAGCTAAGGAATATCTGAGATGTTTTcagttctgaaaaaaagaagcagctgctgctctgagatgCTTCTCTTAAGTTGCCCTGTTATACAGatgaattcatttttcaaatgatGGTTATGCCATGCTGTGGGAAAACATCACCTCTTTATACTGATCAGATGAAATCCATCAGAACCTTCAGGAGAATGACTGGAAGAGATTTGCAAGAGTAAAATGGTGGTTTCTCCCCCAGAAATCTTTCAGAACACCCCTGTTACCTGATTCTTCATGTTCCTGTCTCAGATCTGAATGGAAGGAAAGCATTTTCCATCAGTTATAAAAGGAAAACATCACCACAAAAAATACCAGAAGGTAAAAATTCTCATGGAGAAAGGTCAATTATAACTAGTGAGAGGTTTAACAATAGTAAACTTTTGATTTTACTAATTATTAGATACAGTGCCAACAACAAAGCGTAGTCAGTTTTCATCTTCTCATTGAGAATAACAGAGCTTTTACTAATATCTGGTATTATAAACTTAAAGCATGTAAGTTTTACCTGGATGTTGAAATCATCCCTAAAGGTAAGTGCATTGCCTTGCTGCTCGGTGATCTGAATACTGGCACCCAGAAGAGTTAATTCATTTCCATTTTCCAAGATTAGTTGTATACTGACCTACTACAGTTTGTTCCAGGTCCACCATAATAGCCCGTGGCACATATTTTCTAGTGCTTGTCTCTCTGAAAAATGTAGCAAAAGAGTCGTCATCGCTGGGTTGGTCCCTGAAGGTGCCATCTGGCTGAATGCCATGTTCCAGACAGAAGAGTTCCCAACATGCATTGCCAATTTGAACTCCAGCTTGACCAACGTGAACAGAGATGCACTCACGCTAAAGGGGAGATCAGGGGAAAGGTGAGAAGAACCAGTGAATATCTTGAGAGTCTTTAAGCTGATCTTACCTGAAAACCCAAATCAgccactgttgttttttttcatctgaatatGAGACAAAAACTTACACAATTTTGCACAGGAATTACAACACATTTCACAACATTTCACTGGAATTAATAGAAAATATTCTACACTTATTTACAAGTAGGAAGATGAATGTACTTTGCTGTGTGTAGAAAGAAATGATAATCAACAGTTAGAAATTTGCAGCCATACCTACATATGTGTACAGTAAGTACATGTTCTGCAGTGCATGTAAACTCATACAAACAGAAAAACTGTGCATAGATACACAAAATGAGTAACAGTAGATCCCAGCTAAGGAATATGGGCTAAGTCCATTTACCTGGGACAAAACACAACTATGCTGCCTTATTGATCTATAGATAAAACAAAAGGAATGAATTATTTTCTGATCTCTCAATCTTCCTTTGAATATGTGGATTGGAGAAGTAGAAAACAGATTTGtacaaattaaatgaaagtaaCTAGAGTTAAAGTACCTTTAGTACCTAATTTAATCTCAACCATTGATTGTTTCAGCCCATTCCCCAGGTATTTTAATTCAATTTAACATGTGAAGAGTTAACTTGATACTCAAGAGAACTTGATACTCTTCGTATGTTAAATTAATCTCCTGAGAAATCCTTCTCATACATACACTTTTGTAGTCATTGCTGTTCAGTCAATAACCAGTTTCTAAAATGTATATTACTATGCCATGCACATAGTTTAGTGccagaaatctgaaacataaaatacaatatcgcattctaaaaaaaaaataaatgtttctccTTCTGTAGGTTGTTATGCAGACTCTCAAGTACTGTGAATGTAAAGGGTTCTCTCCAAAACACTGTTGCTGGACACAGTATATTTGAATATGACATTTTTGGCAGATGATTCCTATCCAGTCTTAGGGAATATCTATGGAAATATCCACATTTCTTTGCTCTTAACCTTAATGCTCACAAGCTAGTATGAAAAAGCCATTAATACAGTGTTTAAACATGTACTGCATTTAAAGTATATAAAATGTAGCTTCCatccaaaaagaagaaataagttCCAACACCATCCTTCTTTTTCTGCGTATGATGTAGATCATCCTTTccttaaaatgaatttattaaCACAAATGTAGCTACACATATTAGACTTGATTTGTTTATCAATAGTCTATTTGTAGTCTGCAAGCAACATTTGTTGCCTCAAAAATGAACACATACTCCCCAAttcttttcctttagaaatttCCCATCTAGATATAATCTTGATAAACCCACTGTAGTCTACCAGACCAGGCAGAAATGGAGATGCTCAGTTCTGCACACCATACAATCCTAAGAATTCCAGTTTATGAATTTGTTGAACAGTCAAAGAGGGTTCTTAATCCCTCATCCCCTCCACAATACAGAGCGCCTGCATATAGTACTTGGGTGCCCATTCCCTAATTCAAAGACAAACTGAATGTCTCAGGGCTCCATCAAAACTGAATTCTCCCTGATACTTTAAGACAGTGAAGCAAAAGATGAACTGGATTTCATAAAACTTCTTAATCATGTCCCGAGTTTTCCAAAACTACATGGGTAAGTGGGAACAAATACAGCCTATTTCATTTACATTAAAACAATACCGTATTTGgattttctggggtttttttgtgcccAGTAAAGCTCAAAGAGGATTAAGGATTTTTTTAGTATCTTGCCAATGTTTGAATATTCTTTATTCGTCAAGAAGAAAACCTTATCTAGTTAGGTGAAGGCAGAAGCTGTTTTCTGGatggaagcttttttttcattttattatcgTCTGTCCCATAAAAATTGCAGCTCCACTTCTGTCTCTCCCTAATCAGCTTCCTTTCTCCTGAATATTCAAGTTCTGCTGGTTGGTCCAGCTCTCTCTGGTGATCTCCGCAGATACGGAGCTGCCCAGCATTAGCTGCCGTTATTCTCCACCCCCGCCCCCTAGCCATGTACAGTATGGGAAAATCTGACAGAAGAAATATCAGTAGAATCCCagagaatatttaaattttaatccCACTTCAAATTCATATCTCACTGTTTTTAATATGCCCAGATCACAGGTAGCCTGCTACCTGTATCAAGGCTGTGGTGATACAAAACCTGGTGTTAAGAGTTTGAAGGCACATTAATTACAACCTGCTTTAAACTTCAGCCACACTGAAGCTggaaatttctgttttattttaaatagatggTCCATTAGTCCACATGTGTACTACCCTTACCTAGGTAAATGTTGAAAAACGTGCATGTGATAGAAAGTGATCTCAAGAGCAGAGCTGTATTAGTGGATGTGAAAAATAAAACTGCT from Apteryx mantelli isolate bAptMan1 chromosome 1, bAptMan1.hap1, whole genome shotgun sequence includes:
- the LOC136990962 gene encoding tubulin alpha-8 chain-like, whose amino-acid sequence is MRECISVHVGQAGVQIGNACWELFCLEHGIQPDGTFRDQPSDDDSFATFFRETSTRKYVPRAIMVDLEQTVVDEVRTGTYRQLFHPEQLITGKEDAANNYARGHYSIGKDKIDMALDRIRKLTDACSGLQGFLIFHSFGGGTGSGFTSLLMERLSLDYGKKSKLEFAIYPAPQVSTAVVEPYNSILTTHTTLEHSDCAFMVDNEAIYDICRRNLDIERPTYTNLNRLISQIVSSITASLRFDGALNVDLTEFQTNLVPYPRIHFPLVTYAPIISSERAYHEQLSVAEITSSCFEPNNQMVKCDPRHGKYMACCMLYRGDVVPKDVNVAIAAIKTKRTIQFVDWCPTGFKVGINYQPPTVTPGGDLAQVQRAVCMLSNTTAIAEAWARLDHKFDLMYAKRAFVHWYVGEGMEEGEFAEAREDLSALEKDYEEVGTDSFEDENGGGES